The DNA sequence CTTCAATGACGCGGATCGGCGCCGTACTGGAGACGTCTAGTGAGCCACAGTAGCTGAGACAAGGATCACGGGCGCGGATATGCATGCACCGTGTTCTTGCCAAGACAACGGATCATTCCGAGGCCAATAACGGGTAGCTTCCTATTCCAGCCGTGGCGATGCTTCAACAACAGCCAGTTTCAGGCACTGCCACGATGCAGCTTCTCTCATAACATCAGAATCCCTCTTCCAGAGTCTTCTTCAACTGCTCTGAAGCCTCTGCCCAGTGCCAGGCTGTTAGATCCACACGGGGCCTTGCTCGATCGGAAACTCGGCGAGCCTAGCGACGTTCTGGGACACTCAAACGGCAATCCGGCAACTTCCAACCACTAAAGCCTGCTAAATCCATTCAACTTCAGACTCCAGGTTGACGGGATGCTGACGGGTTGAGAGCAGCATCAAGTTTTAGGGCGCCACGGCCGCTCGATGACGTTTCGATAACCCCACACAAGCATTGGAATGAAACAAGAGCATCAACTATCTCGAACAAAACCGTTGTACAGAGCGTCAactcttgtcttttccatcTAATCGTCTGCATGTGTATAGCTACTCTTACAGATTAATCGCTCTCTCAGCCTCTCTTGTGCGATAACCCCGCACCGCAATAATGGTGTCTGAAAACGTGCTGAGGCTGTGCAAAGCTCCCGATACAGTCAGTTCGCTTCTCGCAGCAAATCCGACAGAACCGCCTGGAAAGTTCGTGGAGCAATTGTACGGGAATCTTGATAGAGATCTCCGCCGCAACCCAGACGATGATAGACCACTGCCAGATCCTGCGACACTGAACTTGGCCCTGCAATGTGGCCAATGGGGTCCTACAACACCGAGCCCTTTATTCCTCCAGGCATTTGCAGACTCTCTCCGATGCCTAGATGCGGATCCTCTGTCCAACGTGGTGTCTCCTCCGTTGATAGGCTCCCATGGGACGGTGCCATTGACTGCTATTGCGCCTCTGGTGGACATCATTCGCCATGTTTCCAATGTCATTGTGCGGGCTGAAACAGAGGTCATTTTTATAACGTGCAACTGGGCGCCTTCGGTTGCCCAGAGACTCATCAGAAACTCACTCATTGAGCTGTCCAGACGAGCCGGAGAGAGGAATCAACGGGTAGTTGTGAAGTTGATGTACGACAAAGCAACGCCGGCCAGTGCGCTTGATCCGCATCAGCGCGTGAAACCGTCCACTTATACTTCAAAGAATGTTCAACTACCTGCTCCTGAAGAGGTGCCAAACTTGGATATGGAGGTTGTAAGCCTGCACAAAATGGTGTTGGGCACCCTACATGCCAAGTTTTGCGTGGTCGATCGCAAACTTGCGGTAGTTATGAGCAACAACATGGAGGACAACGCCAACGTGGAGATGATGACGCATCTGGAGGGACCAATTGTCGACAGCATATACGACTCGGCATTGATCACCTGGAAGCATCAGTTGGATCCTCCTCTCCCTTCACATAATTCTCCAGCGGCCGCAGGTGGACTACCAACGTCCAGTCCAGAGCCTCTTTACCTGAATCGAGGAGCTGGTATAGATCAACAGCgcatcgcagcagctggccagGCGCAACCGGCTCTCCCAGAACATACACCGGAAGATCCTCACTATGATGCTGACTTGATCGGAGAAATCGCGCGAATGCAGTCATGCTATTCCACCAAAGAGGGCGAAACCCGACTTCAGGCTGCAAATCGCCAGCTTAATCTTGCCATCAAGAGCCCAATTCCACCCACAGGCCCTGAAATTCCTGACGGACACGAAATGACACCATATATAGCAACTTCCACGGAATACCCGGTCCCTATAGCCCTGGTGTCACGCCCCCCCTTATGGAAACGTCGACTCTAAAAACGTCTTTGTGCCGCAAAATGAGGCCTGGCTCTCTCTTATACGCAATGCTCAAAAGAGCATTTTTATCCAAACACCAGATTTGAATGCTGCGCCGCTCATTCCAGCATTAGCTGCAGCGTTGAAACGCGGCGTTGAAGTCACGTATTATGTATGCTTTGGATACAACGATGCTGGGGAGATTATTCCTAGCCAAGGAGGAACAAATGAACAAGCTGCGCGAAgcctcctttctctccttccgAAAGATGGGCCCGAGCGCAAGTTATTACATATATTCGACTATGTTGGCAAAGATCAAGACCACCCAATTCATCAAAGCTTCCGAACTAGGACCTGTCACGTAAAGCTGCTTATTGCGGATGACAGCGTTGGAGTACAAGGAAGCGGTAACCAGGATACCCAATCTTGGTTCCATAGCCAAGAAATCAACGTCATGGTCGACAGTCCTGGAATATGTTTGAAGTGGAGAGATGGGATCGAAAGGAACCAAAACACAAGTATCTTTGGGCGAGTGTCCGGGGATGGAGTGTGGAGAGATCAAAGTGGAAATCCAGGTGAAGGATACATGGGAGATCCTAATGCGGTAGAGGGGTTGTTCAAAGGCGTATGGGGTATGTATCAGAAGATGCGGCGTGGTGGTTAAATTCGCAGGCTCTAAATACCAGTATATGATGTTTATAATTTTCGTAATTACAGTGTTATATAGTATTACTTTCTTAGCTTCTACGCATCTCACCTCTCATTGATCCCTAGAGTTTCGAACAGCCTCTACCGGTTCCTGCTTATACAGATCTACTCAATTTAAAGTTTTcagaaaattattattttcaaACAAAAATGCTCTACAACAACATGGGTTAGGTGCTGCGATGAATGTGATTTTCTTGGAAATTGGTCAATATCATTTCCAAAGCTTATGACTTTGGTATAACTGCTCTTAGACAATCTTTCGCCGGCTTAGATGTTTTTGTGATTGAAATAAGTTAGCAGTTGTGGTCAAAAACCGCATCATTTCATGAACTAAGTCTGATCCTGCAGCAGATGATGTTAAAATTCACTGAGTGAATGGTTCGCTTTATGTTAGGACCACGGGGTCTAATTATGAACCTCCAAATGTACAGAGGTACAACGTCTTCACCtaacaaaagaagagacttCTGGTAGTTGTGATACTCTAAATTAGGGGCAATTCTCAGTGAATCCAAATAAATACTCTTATGGTAATTTAGATTGTGCTAGCAGCTCGACAACGGCCTGGTGCCCAtttgcagcagccagtgATAATGGAGTTTTACCACTGTTATCCCTTGCTTCTAGATCACTGCCCCTGTTCAACAGTAGCTGAACAATATCCCAATGTCCACGTATAGCAGCTAGTGATAATGGAGTTTGACCATTGTTATCCCTTGCTTCTATGTCACTGCCCCTATTCAACAATAGCTGAACAATATCCCAATGTTCATGTATAGCAGCTAGTGATAATGGAGTTTGACCACTGTTATCCCTTGCTTCTCGATCACTGCCCTTGCCTAACAGCATCAGAACAATACCCCAGTGCCCAtttgcagcagccagtgATAATGGAGTTTGACCATTGTTGTCCCTTGCTTCTAGATCACTGCCCCTGTTCAACAGCATCAGAACAATATCCTGATGCCCATGTATAGCAGCTAGTGATAATGGAGTTTGACCGCTGGTATCCCCTGCGTTGGGGTCACAGCCATGGATAATCATTAAATCCGTTGTATATTCGTATccagcttcaacttcatgGAACAACAAGTTTGGTAGAAGGGCCATCAATATATTAGTCAGGTTGTTAGATTCAGTGCCTTCGGCTTGGGCTAGAACTGCATGTACACATGATCTCGTAATCATCTCGTCGACATCGATGTGCGACATTTTCGGAAAATTCGTCTTAGCCCACTGAGAAAGTAAGAGGCAAGCATAGGAATTCCGCCGATCTGAAAGACCCACGATGAAGCTTTCAAATTGAAGGTACACGTCTTTACCATTATCTTCCAAATGAACTAGATGCTTTGTAAAACTTGTCAATGCGTAcacaagaagatgatggcttgAAAGATGCTCTGCCAACATTTTAGATTGTGAAAAGTCGTCGTCAATCTCAGTTTGAGGGACTGCTCCTGTGAAAACGATACGGATAAGTTGGCAACAAGTGCTTGCCATCTCCATATCCCCTAGAGATGGGATGAGATGGTACGGCTTAGCAGCTTCCTGTAGTAGAAACTCTCGAGCAGTTTGATGAATCAGCTGAACGATTCTGGTCGAATTTGAGTCTCGCACCTGCAAACATATTGTTTAGCTTAATAGCCAAAGGGCTAAGAAGAACAGCACTAACCTCGACAAGACCTCCGCAAGCCGACACTATTCCAAGATCTAGCTCATGAGGTCTGTTGTAGGCGAAATCATATTTGGATAAATCTGTTTCCTGTGAAAGAGGGGTTGCCAGCACCTCCTCAAGTTCGGCAATCGAAATAGGTCGCTTCGGAAAGGTTACCCAATAGAATATTCTTCGTGCTCGCTCTTCTTGATGCATGTCGTCTTCGCCGTTTGCGCTCAACGAGAATAACATTTGCTTATAGAAGCCATGCTGCCCGCCGAGTTCCTTGGGGAGGCGATGAACTCTCTCATCAAGGTCGCCTTCGCTATAACCGCCTTTTGCGAGGCATTTCTCCATGTCCCTTAAGACTAGGGTCACCCACAAGAAAACTCCTGAAGATTCCTTAATGACGTAGTCCCTAATATCTTTGAAAATACTTCTCTTGCAGCCGCGCCTGGACTCCATCTGTTCAATCCAGTTATCCACCACTAGCGATATGTCCTTTTCGTTTACGTCCTGAAGTCTAATGTGATGCGAGCATGCCTTTTTTAATCGATGACTAATATCGTTCTCAGGTCTGCTAGCAATTAAAATCTTCACGATGCAATTGCTATTAGAATCCACGAGATCAGGCAGAAAGTGGAGAATATCGTCTCGCCTATCGTTATCTGACTCATCCATTCCATCAACCACTATCACAACTGTGAGGGGAAAGTCAATCTTTTGTAGAGATCGCAGTACCAATTTGAGGTTCTCATAACTCCAGAATGGTTCGTTACTGTTTTCCCGCAATTCTCGGTAACGCTCTTTAAGTGGTTCATAAAGCCGACTGTTGCTATTCCAAATCTGATAGACAATCGATCGAAGCATAAGTTCGTGGCTAGTCTCTGTATTGCCGCCACGGAAGCTATAGTAGAATCTCGCAATAATAGTATTCTTGTCTTCGGGGTTGTTGAAGGTCCAAATATGATTTCCAGTCTGTGGACTTTTTGTCTGGACATTGATAGCGTCGTTTACGCTGTTAGAGTTGGTTTCTCTGTTCTCTAATTCGTGCACAATAAGCTTGGCTAGGGTCGATTTCCCGCTTCCAGGTTTTCCTTCTAGCCACAGCGCTGATGAGGTAGAGCCCTCACTCCACAGTTGGTATTTCTCGTGGGAAGCCATCCACTCCCCGCCGACCGCAACGTCTTCAACACGAGTTTCTCTCGCATTCCATTCTTCGAAAGCCAGTGTTTTTAGGATTTCTAGAGATATAGTCAGATGGTTCACTAAAACCTTTTTTCCAAACTCGTACCTCTTCGTTCTTTGTCTCTATCTATAACCGAATAATGGGCAAGCTCCTCCATTATATCGCCTCTGGTTTCTGAAGAGATTAGTACCCGCATAGGTACACTTTTGCCGTCGACTTCTTGCCCTATCTGGTGGAAGTTTCTCAAAAAAGATGATCGCTCGTGTTTATCAAGTTTGTCAATACCGTCAATGAGAAGGATAGTCTCAAGTTCAGTCGTCTCAATAAGAGACTTCAATAAATTCCATAGATCGCTCAAATGAACGCCATGCTCTGATTTAAGAATCCGAACAATCTGTCGCTCAACAGTCGTACGAATATTGTTTTTCTGAAGGAGTTGGCATGCAAGAGAGGACACCATCTCTAGTTCGGAGTTCttagaagagcaaaaaatGGATGCAATGTCTCGCTGCCGCCCAAATGGATGTTCCAGATCCAGACATTTGAGGACATAGGACATGGCGACCGTTTTCCCGTCCCCACGCTGACCATGGATCAAAAGTTTGGAAGAGTCTGCTCGCTTCCAAGCTCCATATTCCGAGCTATTCACGAACCATTCCAAAGACCCTTCAATATCAGATAGTGCAATCTGTGGCAAAAACTTGGAATAATCCAATGTTGGGCACCTCTCTCCGATTTTTTCTCGTAGCTGATTCACGTGCTGCGATTTTATCGAATCATCTATATCGCTTTCGTTAATTGGAAGGTTCGTATATTTATCTACGAATTTAAAGTGACTCCGTACCATCTTTGATTTCATCACCAATCCAACGCTTCAGCCTGTTCAGAAGTCTTTGATACCCTAGGTCGGACGCTGTGCTAAACTTTGTCATGTTCATGTGATTCGCCGGGATTGTGTCATAGTTGTAGCCGGGTATTTTCGCCGAATCAGGTTCCACGACGCGCTATCATATGTCAGCATATTGTTCATTGTATCTGTATAAACTTGCCTTACGCGTTTCAGAAAATCCACCGGTTGTTCCTCGATGAAGGCGTGAAGCTCGATGGGCCTGAGACTGTTCTGGCGATCTTGAAGTCGCCTCATAACCATGGTAAGAAATCCGTCTTTAATGTTTGCCAGAATCTCTGAATTTCTTCTAAGAACACCCAGAAGCTTTTTGTTTGGATTTTTAGCGATGCGGACAATGTTTATCACTGCCGTTGCGAACTTTTCCAGATCAGATCCTGCATGTGGCGTCCCGAGGAAAGCAACCCCACGTGTAGACGAAAGAAGATCACTTTGGGCTTCATCGTTCGGATTAGTGCAGATTTGGAGAGCTTCCTGGATTACCAGCCCTCCAAGGCTATGCACCACAAAAATGATGGGCCGTCCAACAGTGTCCGTTCGAAGAGCGCTAAGATCATTGATGAGAGTCTTTGCGTGTTCTCGGATTGTGTTTTGGCCAGCAACACGGGTTAGATGGAGCACATCGGCATCATAGCCGTAAGTTATAATTCTAGCGGTCGGGAGGTCCTTTGGAAGAAGTGTTTTTAACCATGGCTCAGTTTCGCCTTCAGCAGTCCATGTTTTCTCTCTATGGCCGGTAAGACCATGGAGGAATACCACGCTTAATAACATGTCAGATTGCATCAACAGTTCAGTCTGCAAC is a window from the Trichoderma atroviride chromosome 5, complete sequence genome containing:
- a CDS encoding uncharacterized protein (EggNog:ENOG41) is translated as MVSENVLRLCKAPDTVSSLLAANPTEPPGKFVEQLYGNLDRDLRRNPDDDRPLPDPATLNLALQCGQWGPTTPSPLFLQAFADSLRCLDADPLSNVVSPPLIGSHGTVPLTAIAPLVDIIRHVSNVIVRAETEVIFITCNWAPSVAQRLIRNSLIELSRRAGERNQRVVVKLMYDKATPASALDPHQRVKPSTYTSKNVQLPAPEEVPNLDMEVVSLHKMVLGTLHAKFCVVDRKLAVVMSNNMEDNANVEMMTHLEGPIVDSIYDSALITWKHQLDPPLPSHNSPAAAGGLPTSSPEPLYLNRGAGIDQQRIAAAGQAQPALPEHTPEDPHYDADLIGEIARMQSCYSTKEGETRLQAANRQLNLAIKSPIPPTGPEIPDGHEMTPYIATSTEYPVPIALVSRPPLWKRRL
- a CDS encoding uncharacterized protein (EggNog:ENOG41), whose amino-acid sequence is MGGSPSKDPVTPWSKAEILGPYVVTSVQHAKVDVVFLHGLTGHREKTWTAEGETEPWLKTLLPKDLPTARIITYGYDADVLHLTRVAGQNTIREHAKTLINDLSALRTDTVGRPIIFVVHSLGGLVIQEALQICTNPNDEAQSDLLSSTRGVAFLGTPHAGSDLEKFATAVINIVRIAKNPNKKLLGVLRRNSEILANIKDGFLTMVMRRLQDRQNSLRPIELHAFIEEQPVDFLKRRVVEPDSAKIPGYNYDTIPANHMNMTKFSTASDLGYQRLLNRLKRWIGDEIKDDDSIKSQHVNQLREKIGERCPTLDYSKFLPQIALSDIEGSLEWFVNSSEYGAWKRADSSKLLIHGQRGDGKTVAMSYVLKCLDLEHPFGRQRDIASIFCSSKNSELEMVSSLACQLLQKNNIRTTVERQIVRILKSEHGVHLSDLWNLLKSLIETTELETILLIDGIDKLDKHERSSFLRNFHQIGQEVDGKSVPMRVLISSETRGDIMEELAHYSVIDRDKERRGTSLEKRF
- a CDS encoding uncharacterized protein (EggNog:ENOG41) — translated: MASHEKYQLWSEGSTSSALWLEGKPGSGKSTLAKLIVHELENRETNSNSVNDAINVQTKSPQTGNHIWTFNNPEDKNTIIARFYYSFRGGNTETSHELMLRSIVYQIWNSNSRLYEPLKERYRELRENSNEPFWSYENLKLVLRSLQKIDFPLTVVIVVDGMDESDNDRRDDILHFLPDLVDSNSNCIVKILIASRPENDISHRLKKACSHHIRLQDVNEKDISLVVDNWIEQMESRRGCKRSIFKDIRDYVIKESSGVFLWVTLVLRDMEKCLAKGGYSEGDLDERVHRLPKELGGQHGFYKQMLFSLSANGEDDMHQEERARRIFYWVTFPKRPISIAELEEVLATPLSQETDLSKYDFAYNRPHELDLGIVSACGGLVEVRDSNSTRIVQLIHQTAREFLLQEAAKPYHLIPSLGDMEMASTCCQLIRIVFTGAVPQTEIDDDFSQSKMLAEHLSSHHLLVYALTSFTKHLVHLEDNGKDVYLQFESFIVGLSDRRNSYACLLLSQWAKTNFPKMSHIDVDEMITRSCVHAVLAQAEGTESNNLTNILMALLPNLLFHEVEAGYEYTTDLMIIHGCDPNAGDTSGQTPLSLAAIHGHQDIVLMLLNRGSDLEARDNNGQTPLSLAAANGHWGIVLMLLGKGSDREARDNSGQTPLSLAAIHEHWDIVQLLLNRGSDIEARDNNGQTPLSLAAIRGHWDIVQLLLNRGSDLEARDNSGKTPLSLAAANGHQAVVELLAQSKLP